The Amycolatopsis viridis genome window below encodes:
- a CDS encoding MFS transporter, whose product MQTTLSPAPQVLRAPVVGFLTLAAALGTATLYALQPSIAEVAGALRVPAALVGSVLACGPVGYLAGLAVLVPLVDRFPPRTVVAAQFAALAVALALAAAAGSAVVLGVVLAAIGAGSAVGAQLSSVAGRFADPRRRATVLGVVTSGISAGILAGRIGGGWLTGLIGWRAMLLVFAIACAAIAIAARLALPAAVGSAGTGYLATLRGLPRLYVRFPLLRLAATRGALWFFAFCAVWAGIAVALSQPPFSYSPERIGAYAAAGLLGIAGTRVAGPWTDRAGARRVILAGLALAAASAVALAVCLANTALTLVCLGLFDAGLFAAQVANQSTVLALDPAAPARFNSAYMVVYFVGGSLGTAAGAAAVGWFGWPATAAVGAVAILVAAAITAARRSAGVTPR is encoded by the coding sequence GTGCAAACCACTCTTTCGCCTGCCCCGCAGGTGCTGCGCGCGCCGGTCGTGGGGTTCCTGACGCTCGCCGCCGCCCTCGGCACGGCCACCCTCTACGCGCTGCAACCCTCGATCGCGGAGGTGGCGGGGGCGCTGCGGGTCCCGGCGGCTCTGGTCGGCTCGGTGCTCGCGTGCGGACCGGTCGGGTATCTCGCCGGTCTCGCGGTGCTGGTCCCGCTCGTGGACCGGTTCCCGCCGCGCACCGTGGTGGCCGCGCAGTTCGCCGCGCTCGCCGTCGCCCTGGCCCTGGCGGCGGCCGCCGGTTCCGCCGTGGTGCTCGGAGTGGTGCTCGCCGCGATCGGCGCCGGCTCCGCGGTGGGCGCGCAGCTGAGCTCGGTGGCAGGCCGGTTCGCCGATCCCCGGCGCCGGGCCACCGTCCTCGGGGTGGTGACCTCGGGTATCTCCGCGGGAATCCTCGCCGGGCGGATCGGTGGCGGCTGGCTGACCGGGCTGATCGGCTGGCGCGCCATGCTTCTGGTCTTCGCGATCGCGTGCGCCGCCATCGCGATCGCCGCCCGGTTGGCGCTGCCCGCCGCGGTGGGCAGCGCCGGAACCGGTTACCTGGCCACGCTGCGCGGGTTGCCGCGGCTCTACGTCCGTTTCCCGCTGCTGCGGCTCGCCGCCACCCGCGGCGCCCTCTGGTTCTTCGCGTTCTGCGCCGTGTGGGCGGGCATCGCGGTCGCGTTGTCCCAGCCGCCGTTCTCGTATTCACCGGAGCGGATCGGCGCGTATGCGGCGGCCGGGTTGCTCGGCATCGCCGGCACCCGGGTCGCCGGCCCCTGGACCGACCGGGCGGGGGCGCGACGGGTGATCCTCGCCGGACTCGCCCTCGCCGCCGCGTCGGCGGTGGCGCTCGCCGTGTGCCTGGCGAACACGGCCCTCACCCTGGTGTGCCTCGGCCTGTTCGACGCCGGGCTGTTCGCGGCCCAGGTGGCCAACCAGAGCACCGTGCTCGCGCTCGACCCGGCGGCGCCCGCCCGGTTCAACAGCGCCTACATGGTCGTCTACTTCGTCGGCGGCAGCCTCGGCACCGCAGCTGGTGCGGCCGCCGTGGGCTGGTTCGGCTGGCCCGCCACCGCGGCCGTCGGCGCGGTGGCGATCCTCGTCGCCGCGGCGATCACCGCGGCCCGCCGGTCCGCGGGTGTCACCCCTCGGTGA